In the Geobacter sp. FeAm09 genome, one interval contains:
- the pth gene encoding aminoacyl-tRNA hydrolase has translation MKTLLIAGLGNPGPTYQWTRHNAGFLFLDRLAHRENISITRKTFSGLAGEWNHGDNRLILLKPQTFMNLSGKSVMQALQFYKLPLSHLIVVHDELDLPFGTARFKQGGGHGGHNGLRSIMEQLGKGDFVRLRIGIGKPVHGDTSNYVLGTIPPDQMETLPNIIDGGLDMLEMMLDEGLPKAMSMFNNRNFLEG, from the coding sequence ATGAAGACATTACTCATAGCGGGGCTGGGCAATCCCGGCCCCACGTATCAATGGACCCGCCACAATGCGGGTTTCCTTTTTTTGGACCGCCTGGCCCACCGGGAAAACATCTCCATAACCCGCAAGACATTTTCAGGGCTCGCGGGCGAATGGAACCACGGCGACAACCGCCTGATCCTGCTCAAGCCCCAGACCTTCATGAACCTCTCGGGAAAGTCGGTCATGCAGGCGCTCCAGTTTTACAAGCTCCCCCTGTCGCACCTGATCGTGGTCCATGACGAACTCGACCTGCCGTTCGGAACGGCGCGCTTCAAACAGGGGGGCGGACATGGCGGCCACAACGGCCTGCGCTCCATCATGGAACAGCTCGGCAAGGGTGATTTCGTCCGGTTGCGTATCGGCATCGGCAAACCGGTCCACGGCGATACGAGCAACTATGTCCTGGGCACCATCCCGCCGGACCAGATGGAGACCCTCCCCAACATCATCGACGGCGGCCTGGACATGCTGGAGATGATGCTGGACGAAGGCCTGCCCAAGGCCATGAGCATGTTCAACAACCGCAACTTTCTGGAAGGCTGA
- a CDS encoding 50S ribosomal protein L25 — protein MQQKQMNIELRSKTGKGISRQLRNADMVPGVVYGKGMDPVAVSIKYRDLQSALAGEGGQNNLITLVGGGSLDQSMAIIADMQRDALKGTYRHVDLHRVNMNEKLRVTVPVTLKGTAAGVKEGGLLDLAHHELHVECLPGNIPDHIEIDITELQIAHSIHISEIPLPEGVKLLENPKTPVVSVLGRAKEEEEAAPAEPAA, from the coding sequence ATGCAACAGAAACAGATGAACATCGAGCTGAGATCGAAGACCGGCAAGGGCATCAGCCGCCAGTTGAGGAATGCCGACATGGTCCCCGGCGTCGTGTACGGCAAGGGGATGGATCCGGTTGCGGTAAGCATCAAATATCGCGATCTTCAGAGCGCCCTGGCGGGCGAAGGCGGCCAGAACAACCTGATCACCCTGGTGGGAGGCGGCAGCCTGGACCAGAGCATGGCCATCATTGCCGATATGCAGCGTGACGCCCTCAAGGGCACCTATCGCCACGTTGACCTCCACCGCGTCAACATGAACGAAAAACTCCGCGTCACGGTCCCGGTCACCCTGAAGGGCACCGCCGCCGGGGTCAAGGAAGGCGGCCTGCTGGACCTGGCCCATCACGAACTGCACGTGGAATGTCTGCCGGGCAACATCCCCGACCACATTGAGATCGACATTACCGAGCTGCAGATCGCCCACTCGATCCACATCAGCGAGATTCCCCTTCCGGAAGGGGTCAAACTGCTCGAAAACCCCAAGACCCCCGTGGTCAGCGTCCTCGGCAGGGCCAAGGAAGAAGAAGAGGCCGCCCCCGCCGAACCGGCCGCCTAA
- a CDS encoding ribose-phosphate pyrophosphokinase, producing MLDKIKVFSGNSNPTLAQKICEALKVPLGAARVRRFSDGEVMVEINENVRGRDVYVIQSTCAPTNDNLMELLVMTDALKRASAATITAVVPYYGYARQDRKAAPRTPITAKLVADLITTAGIDRVVTVDLHAGQIQGFFDIPVDNLYAAPVILNHLKNRFDGQPIVMVTPDAGGTERARAFAKRLECSLAVIDKRRTGPNVAEVMHLIGDVRGKIAIILDDMIDTAGTLTQAAKALKDNGATAVYACATHGVLSGPAIERINNSEIAEVVLTDTLPLGDKESMTSKITTLSVSGLLAEAIRRIHEEESVSSLFV from the coding sequence ATGCTCGACAAGATCAAAGTCTTTTCCGGCAACTCCAACCCCACCCTTGCCCAGAAAATTTGCGAGGCCCTCAAGGTGCCGCTGGGCGCGGCCCGTGTCCGCAGGTTTTCGGACGGCGAGGTCATGGTTGAAATCAACGAAAACGTCCGTGGCCGCGATGTCTATGTCATCCAGTCCACCTGTGCCCCGACCAACGACAACCTGATGGAACTGCTGGTCATGACCGACGCCCTCAAACGGGCCTCTGCCGCGACCATCACCGCCGTGGTTCCCTATTACGGCTACGCCCGCCAGGACCGCAAGGCGGCGCCGCGCACCCCGATCACCGCCAAACTGGTGGCCGACCTGATCACCACGGCCGGGATCGACCGGGTGGTGACGGTTGACCTGCATGCCGGCCAGATCCAGGGATTCTTTGATATCCCGGTGGACAACCTCTATGCTGCGCCCGTCATCCTCAACCATCTGAAGAACCGTTTCGACGGCCAGCCGATCGTGATGGTAACCCCGGATGCGGGCGGCACCGAACGCGCCCGGGCCTTCGCCAAACGGCTCGAATGCTCCCTGGCGGTGATCGACAAACGCCGCACCGGCCCCAACGTTGCCGAGGTCATGCACCTGATCGGCGATGTGCGCGGCAAGATCGCCATCATCCTGGACGACATGATCGACACCGCCGGAACGCTGACCCAGGCGGCCAAGGCGCTCAAGGACAACGGCGCCACCGCCGTCTATGCCTGCGCCACCCATGGCGTGCTCTCCGGTCCGGCCATCGAACGCATCAACAACTCGGAGATCGCCGAGGTCGTATTGACCGATACCCTCCCTCTGGGAGACAAGGAAAGCATGACATCGAAGATCACGACGCTGTCCGTGTCGGGGCTTCTGGCGGAGGCGATCCGCCGCATCCATGAGGAAGAATCCGTCAGCTCACTCTTTGTATAG